TTATCTTCACTCAGCGTTTCCTAGGGTCATAATCAATAGGGATATAAGCCCTCAAAATATATTCTTGGACGAAAATGGGACGGCGAAGCTGTCCTCTTTCTGTTTGAGCATACCAATCCCGGAGGGAAAATCATCTGTGATTGATGATAAAGTAGTTCATGGGATATCTACTGATCCGGAGTATAACGGGACAGGTATAGTTTCGGAAAAGTTTGATGTATATAGCTTTGGAGTTACGATGTTGTTTCTACTAGGCGGTGAGTTTGGCCTTGTATGGTTATCGGCTATCATTGGGCAGATTGGCTTCCCATTTGCTCCTGCTTATGCTGAAGAAATGGCCGATCAGTTCATGTACGTGATAGATTCGAGCATCTTCAACGGTGAGAGTGAAGTTTCGTGTGTGCAAGTGGAAGCGTTCTTCGAACTTGCTATGAGATGCATTAGGTTCTGGCCAGGACATGACATGCTTACGATGGTTGATGTGGCCAAAGAGCTTAAGGGAATGGAAAATCTTTCCTCAACGTCTACTGATAGCAAACATCATCAACCGTTGTCAGAATTGCCTAAGCCGTTGATCGATACAAAAACTGTTTTGGGGAAAGGAAAAGGTATACTTTATGAAAATTGATTCGGCTCACTGATTGGAGTAGTTTTcgtttttcttatttatgtgtgtttctGTTAAATGTTAAATAAGATAAGTCTCTAGAGATACAGGAAAAGCGCGCGGAGACTTCATCCGAACATGATAAAGTCAAAACTGATCAAGTCCCaaacaaattgttttttctttgttttcatataATCATAATTTGGTTGTTGTTACTTTATAGAGGTAAAAACTATCTAGGCCAAGCACAATGCTTCTCTTCTCTGTTCAAAGAGAGACACTGCTTGTAATGATAGTGCTTGTTTCGTTACAGTCTTTTGTTATGATGAATAATTTGTAGAGAATCATTTGTTTCTTGTGTCAATCATCAAAACTGATCCAACCCAAAAACATGTCAGATTATATATATCATCTAGCTCCTATCCAAACGCTCAAATATCCGAAGTACTTGATCAAAACATTCTAAAGATAGGTTActaatgattatttattttttttttaaatgagaaaGTGGGACAAAGAACAGTAAAAATCGATCGTGTAAATACAACTTTTAAGAATTCTTCAAAATGTCTCAATGCCACTTGcatcatttatattttggttcacatttttatgttttactttATGAAATAATTATATTGGTTATAATAGTATCGGAGTAGCTAGATATTCGATGTTAGTATATTGCTCTACTAGTTACCAATACCACTACAAAGGTTTTTATAAGGGTTTTTAAAACATAggagttttagaattttttcTGACATTTCTGTTTAcctttttgcttttttttttttaattacttttagtTTTGGTAACTTGTTTTAAAAACCTCAAGCTTAAGCTTGATCAAAACGGAACCAATATGGATCGGAACTGGTTAGGCCAATATAAAGGGGCCTGTATCTTATACCAATGAACATGGACAATACCGACCTAAAACGGCGTAGTTTTTAACAGTTAGTGAAAATGGTtagttctctctctcctcttcctcgAGGAGGTTTATGAAGGGCTTTGAGACACATCTCCTCCCTCTCCTTCAACCTCCTCCTTCTTCATTCTCTCCAGAACTTTCTAATGGTTACTTGCCTCAAAGGCAAGGCGTGAACAACCTTAAATCCGCAAACTTTCACCCTAGATCCTCTCCCTCGATGTTGAagctcttctcctcctccgccgcttCGCGAGCCCACCATCTGACCCCGGCGATTCGGACCGGGGCGAGCTCGGTGGAGTCTCCGCTGCTCAAAGCGCTGAGTCACTTCACCGGGTTGAATCGGAGATCGAACTCGCTGGGTGGTGGTGGTCGCCGTGTTTTCTTCTGCTCCGATAACGCCTCCGACGCTGCTGCGGCTGAGGCCGAGGCGAAAGCGGCGGAGTCAGATTCAGATGGGTCTGAATCGAAGTCTTCGTCGGCGATTGTGCCCACTAACCCTAGACCCGAAGATTGTTTGACGGTTAGTACTTTCAATTGCATTAAAGTTTGTGGTGGCTTTATTATGTATCGTTAGCATTTCAATTGTAAAGGGCAAATCCTATTCGTGTTGAAATGATTATGAAGTTGTAAACTTTGTTGGGTTATGACTTTGAGTGCATGTTGCTTAtgagatgattttttttttcatctttgttCTATTAGTGGAGACACTAACCCTAGACCCGAAATTGCGTAACGGTTAGTTCAATTTGTATTCGAAGCTTAGTTGAATTGCATCAAAGGTTGTGGCTTTATTGTATCTTTGGCAAATTCAATTGTATTGGCCAAGTCTCATTCTTGTTGAAATGATTATAAAGTTGTAAACTTTGGGTTATAGAATGTGTGTTTTGTTAATTGTAATGACTTTTTGAGTGAATGTTGCTTAtgagatgattttttttctcatctttgttCTATTAGTGGATACATTTTCAAAAGCTTACACGGTGGTTTTGTATTGCTTATAGCATTTTTTTGGATCTAGATTTGGGAGCTTTATCATTACTATTGTAAGTGGGTTTATGTTTGTCTTGTGTAATTGCAGGTTCTAGCATTACCGGTGGCACATAGGCCTCTTTTCCCTGGGTTCTACATGCCAATCTATGTCAAGGTTTGTCAATTCATCCTTTTTATGGCATTCTACAAAATTTGCTGTTGTTTAATCCTCAGAAATATCATGTAGCCTTAGAACTCTAGATTGGATATGTTTTGGAGTTTAGTAGATGTAGAAAGGATCACTGATTATCTAGTTACAAGAAAACACCacatatactttgaaatatcTACTGGTTGTATTTCTACATAAATGTAAGCTCTGACCATCATCTGCATTTTTTCTGTGTTCAGGATCCTAAAGTACTGGCAGCGTTACAAGAGAGCAGAAGACGACAAGCTCCATATGCAGGAGCTTTCCTTCTAAAGGATGACCCATCATCAACTGACTCATCTTCAAGCACTGACGTGGAGAAAAACATAAATGAGCTGAAAGGGAAAGATTTGCTTAAACGGCTTCACGAAGTTGGCACACTTGCTCAGGTATTCTATTGCTGCTGCTACTACTCTTTTTAGCTTTCTTTGTTTGGTCTCCGTGTGATAAAATCAAAAGACATGACTACGATGATTTTTTATTGCTATTTTTTTCTAGATTTCAAGTATCCAAGGGGATCAAGTTATCCTCGTTGGTCATAGACGGCTTCGCATAACAGAGATGGTAAGTCGGCTTGGCGATGATCCTTTAGTTTATAAAGTACACTTCTTTAAGTGTGAAATTTATGTTCTTGATTCAGGTGAGTGAAGAACCACTTACAGTCAAGGTCGATCATCTGAAGGTATACTTGCTTTTCCTCAGTATGATGTAAGAACTTGGAAACTCTGTGATGAATGAACCTTATTTCTTGCTCTCTGTCGCAGGATAAGCCGTTTGACATGGACGATGATGTCATCAAGGCAACATCCTTTGAAGTTATTTCAACGCTTAGGGATGTACTAAAGACAAGCTCACTGTGGAGGGATCACGTCCAGACATATACCCAGGTACTTTCTCttcatgataaaaaaaaaatgtctcaGGATACAAGTATCTTAAGTTAGATGTCTTTCAATCTTGTGTAGCATATAGGTGAATTCACTTATCCACGGTTAGCGGATTTTGGAGCGGCTATATGTGGTGCAAATAAACATCAAGCTCAAGAAGTTCTTGAAGAACTAGATGTAAGTAGTTTCAGTATTACTGCAATTGTATGGTATTGCATGCTTAGTCAATATCTCATCTCTTTTTATTGCTCGACTCAGGTTCATAAACGTCTGCGGTTGACACTGGAATTGATGAAAAAAGAAAGGGAAATTAGCAAGATTCAGGTAAATGTCATCTTCTTACTTTCTTGTGTCTTTCCACCTAAGCAGTTTGAATGACAAATAGATTCTAATTTTTTGAATCCCTGTACAGGAAACTATAGCAAAAGcaatagaagaaaaaattagCGGTGAGCAACGCCGTTACTTGCTAAATGAGCAGCTCAAGGCTATAAAGAAGGTATTCTTCACAAATTGTTCTTGTTAGTTTCGTTTACATACCAGGTCCGTATGGTAGATTAGCGTATTTTTGTAGTCATTTTAATTCTGAAGTGATCTAATACAGGAGCTTGGTGTGGAGACAGATGACAAATCTGCACTGTCTGGTCAGTACTAGCCTAAAGTATCTTCAATTTCAAGTAGTCATTGTATATCCACATAAGAGAGATTAGATATATAATCTTAATGCCTCATATTGATTACCATGCATTCATGAGGCATCAATGTCTTTAGTATGATTCCGATTGCACTGTTAATTGCTAGACAACTGCAACTTATAGTCCGATTATTTATTGCAGAAAAGTTTAAGGAAAGGATTGATCCTAACAAGGAAAAGATTCCAGCGCATGTGTTACAAGTCATAGAAGAAGAGCTTACAAAACTGCAGCTGTTAGAGGCGAGTTCAAGCGAGTTTAACGTGACCCGTAACTACCTTGATTGGTTGACCATATTGCCTTGGGGAAATTACAGGTTTTCAACTCTTGCTTTATTCCATGATCATCTTATGCCACCGAATGGTATTTGCTTTGTGTTAACTGATTGAGTAATCTGTTTATTAAATTTGCAGCGATGAAAATTTTGATGTTGTGCGAGCACAGCAAATTCTTGACGAGGATCACTATGGCTTATCTGACGTTAAGGAAAGGATACTTGAATTTATTGCGGTTGGAAGGCTTAGAGGCACTTCACAAGGTTTGATTACTTTACACAGTAGTTGCTGTCCCCTTTCTGATTTGGTCTTGAATAATGAGAAAGAACCTTTCCTAGTTATAAGCTCAGCTTCTGAAACTGGTGTATATGTGTAATCCAGGGAAAATCATATGCCTCTCGGGTCCTCCTGGAGTAGGTAAAACTAGCATTGGTCGTTCTATTGCACGTGCTCTTAATCGCAAGTTCTTCCGGTTCTCTGTTGGAGGGTTAGCAGATGTCGCTGAGATTAAGGTAGTATTAACACTTTTTCTGTACTAGCAGGTCTTAGTCTGTAATAAATCATTCTCGTAATAACATGTTTAGGGGCATCGCCGAACATACGTTGGCGCCATGCCAGGAAAGATGGTGCAGTGTCTCAAGAGCGTGGGGACGGCTAATCCTCTTGTTCTAATCGATGAGATTGATAAGGTAAGTATTAGCTTCTTGAAAGTTTGTCACCATCATTGTCATAATACTAGCTCtgcaataatatttgttttatttatcttCGGTTAGCTTGGGAGAGGCCATGCTGGTGACCCAGCCAGTGCTTTGTTGGAGCTTCTGGATCCAGAACAAAATGCAAATTTTCTGGACCACTATCTTGACGTTACTATTGACCTCTCAAAGGTTTTATTAATTTGATCAATAAACTTTGTTTCTTGTGATTCTAAGCTGCATGAGAATTTAATTGCTGATTTCATTTCCCCTACTACAGGTTTTGTTTGTGTGCACAGCAAATGTGATAGACATGATTCCAAATCCTCTGCTAGACAGAATGGAGGTGATTAGTATTGCTGGCTACATCACTGATGAGAAAGTGCACATCGCAAGAGACTATTTGGAAAAATCAGCACGTGGAGATTGTGGCATCAAGCCTGAACAGGTTTCACTTTGATCCTATTCTCCAATTGTCTCTGGTCTTTGAGTAATTGTCTTGGAATCACATACTTTCTTCTGGAGTTTTCTTAGAATTATTGTACTACTTGCAGGTTGAGGTGAGTGATGCAGCTCTTCTTTCACTGATAGAAAATTACTGCAGAGAAGCAGGAGTAAGGAATCTACAGAAACAGATCGAGAAGATTTACAGGAAGGTGAGTTTTGCTACAAGACTCTCAATCTGTTCCCTCAAGCTCACATCTAACATGAGTTAGTTTTCATTTGTAGATTGCTCTTAAACTAGTGCGCGAAGGAGTAGTCCCTGAAGAGCCTGCAGTTGCAGTTGATACCGAAGAAGCTGAAATTGTGACCAAACTTGACGTGGAATCCACTGAGAACAACTCTGTCCCCGTTGCTAAAGAACCAAAGGAAGAGGCTCAAAACGAGAAGACATCAGTTGAAAAGGTTATGATTGATGAATCAAACCTTGCAGATTATGTAGGCAAACCTGTGTTCCATGCAGAAAAGATCTATGAGCCCACACCGGTAGGAGTTGTGATGGGTCTAGCCTGGACATCAATGGGCGGTTCAACGTTGTACATAGAGACAACTGTTGTGGAGGAAGGTGAAGGTAAAGGTTGCTTGAACGTAACTGGTCAGCTCGGCGATGTAATGAAAGAAAGCGCACAGATCGCTCACACGGTCGCTAGAAAGATCATGCTAGAGAAAGAACCGGAGAACCAGTTCTTTGCAAACTCCAAGCTTCATCTCCATGTTCCCGCAGGAGCTACACCCAAGGACGGTCCAAGTGCAGGCTGCACTATGATCACATCGCTGCTATCGCTTGCCATGAAGAAACCTGTTCAGAAAGATCTTG
This genomic interval from Raphanus sativus cultivar WK10039 unplaced genomic scaffold, ASM80110v3 Scaffold1158, whole genome shotgun sequence contains the following:
- the LOC130503820 gene encoding serine/threonine-protein kinase ZRK7-like → MMGLFKTESEKSKHSDKNGSLLLEELITSSNGKYNPIRMFSSDQIIKATNNFDADRIIAKDRFTWYKGTIEERKVLIKKWEGDNVFFPSPDNAYRDIAVLSMMSSHKNVLKLVGCCLEFYKPVVVCEYAEKGPLTLQLEDKDGGVPLPWTARLTIAKEIANAVAYLHSAFPRVIINRDISPQNIFLDENGTAKLSSFCLSIPIPEGKSSVIDDKVVHGISTDPEYNGTGIVSEKFDVYSFGVTMLFLLGGEFGLVWLSAIIGQIGFPFAPAYAEEMADQFMYVIDSSIFNGESEVSCVQVEAFFELAMRCIRFWPGHDMLTMVDVAKELKGMENLSSTSTDSKHHQPLSELPKPLIDTKTVLGKGKGILYEN
- the LOC108812507 gene encoding lon protease homolog 1, mitochondrial; translated protein: MKGFETHLLPLLQPPPSSFSPELSNGYLPQRQGVNNLKSANFHPRSSPSMLKLFSSSAASRAHHLTPAIRTGASSVESPLLKALSHFTGLNRRSNSLGGGGRRVFFCSDNASDAAAAEAEAKAAESDSDGSESKSSSAIVPTNPRPEDCLTVLALPVAHRPLFPGFYMPIYVKDPKVLAALQESRRRQAPYAGAFLLKDDPSSTDSSSSTDVEKNINELKGKDLLKRLHEVGTLAQISSIQGDQVILVGHRRLRITEMVSEEPLTVKVDHLKDKPFDMDDDVIKATSFEVISTLRDVLKTSSLWRDHVQTYTQHIGEFTYPRLADFGAAICGANKHQAQEVLEELDVHKRLRLTLELMKKEREISKIQETIAKAIEEKISGEQRRYLLNEQLKAIKKELGVETDDKSALSEKFKERIDPNKEKIPAHVLQVIEEELTKLQLLEASSSEFNVTRNYLDWLTILPWGNYSDENFDVVRAQQILDEDHYGLSDVKERILEFIAVGRLRGTSQGKIICLSGPPGVGKTSIGRSIARALNRKFFRFSVGGLADVAEIKGHRRTYVGAMPGKMVQCLKSVGTANPLVLIDEIDKLGRGHAGDPASALLELLDPEQNANFLDHYLDVTIDLSKVLFVCTANVIDMIPNPLLDRMEVISIAGYITDEKVHIARDYLEKSARGDCGIKPEQVEVSDAALLSLIENYCREAGVRNLQKQIEKIYRKIALKLVREGVVPEEPAVAVDTEEAEIVTKLDVESTENNSVPVAKEPKEEAQNEKTSVEKVMIDESNLADYVGKPVFHAEKIYEPTPVGVVMGLAWTSMGGSTLYIETTVVEEGEGKGCLNVTGQLGDVMKESAQIAHTVARKIMLEKEPENQFFANSKLHLHVPAGATPKDGPSAGCTMITSLLSLAMKKPVQKDLAMTGEVTLTGRILPIGGVKEKTIAARRSQVKTIIFPEANRRDFEELAENVKEGLDVHFVDDYKKIFDLAFVSDNKQQD